A window of Oncorhynchus masou masou isolate Uvic2021 chromosome 19, UVic_Omas_1.1, whole genome shotgun sequence genomic DNA:
aaatagcacacccaactatctcatccccatattgttacttatccccttactcttttgcaccccagtatctctacttgcacatcatcatctgcacatctatcactccagtgttaatgctaaattgtaattattttgcctttgtggcctatttattgcctttcctccctactcttctacatttgcacacgcTGTACAAATAtttttctattttgttattgactgtatgtttgtttatgtgtaacgctgtgttgatgtttttgtcacactgctttgctttatcttggccaggtcgtagttgtaaatgagaacttgttctcaacctggttaaataaaggtgaaataaaaataaatatataaaaatgaaTATATAAATGAATTGCCGGGACTTGTATGCTGTTTTCAGAAAAGTTTCACTCGTCCACCGAGCATGATGCCGGGAGATGCTCTTTTGCATTTGTTGAAGCAGGGCCGTGGAGGTGTCGGTAGGTAGATGTGCTCGTAGGTAGATGTGCTCGGGGGAAGCGCGGTCTTGAGTATGGGCTGCATACACCCTGGTTGAGACATGTTGGAGTCGAAGAGTAAATGTCAAAAAGGCTGGAGGCTTGCTGGTCCGTGAAATGAGAGGATAAAGAGCCTGACGGTAGCAAACTAACCAAAATAAAACTCTAAAGCATGAATCCCAAGAGCCAGCTGATTTCAATCACGGGGTTGTGAGACAAACAGAGAAGACTTGACAGGAGCAAGTTCGAAATGCAACGAAAGATTACAATAACAGGAACAGAATAGGGTGAGTATATACAAAGAAGATGAGGTGAAGCGAGAGGGATATCTCAACCCAAAATATGTCTTTTCCAGTACGATacgttttttttctccatttaaaCAAGTTTTTGTATGGATGTCCATGAGAGTGTCGATTTTAGTTCACATAAAATGTAATGGCTGATTTGTTACGTTTGGcttactcccaagccataagactgctgaacaatgaatcaaatggccaccgtactattacatttgttttgtacactgctgctactcgctgtttattatttatgcatagtcacttcacccctatctACATGTAAAGATTACCTcacgctaccccctgtatattgccttgttattgttatgttattgtgttactttttttattattttttacttcttttttcttcttttttactGCTCTTCTTGCACTGCACTGTCGGTTattggcttgtaagtaagcattttacggtaaggtctacaccttgttgtattcggcgcatgtgacaaatcaggtttgatttgatttgatcgaaTATAAGTTTTGTAATATTTTGGTTGTTACTATGTTAAGAAGTGCATTAGCTTACAAGTACGAGTATACTGATATAAGTAGGAAACGTGACATCGCGGCAACTTTGAGAAATAACACTTTATATCAGAATTGTGCCTGGTCGTCACTAGTCATAAAGTCATAAACCTGACCTGATTCTACAATTTCTGTGatttctaaacctaaccctaactacacTGCAAacattatgcctaaccctaaccttaaattaaaaccaaaaagcaaatttttgttttcatacatttttaggATATAGTCCATTTTGGCTTTGTTGCTGTGGTAACTAGTAGAAACCATAGTGCCTGTTGTTCCCACTTGATCTTGCCTCTCCCGACTGCCTTCCATTTTTGAAgacatttattttcattgttagaACGGCCACTAGAATATCTGGTTATATAATGGGTAATctgtggtatatatatatacagacattGATTgtcgagaggggaggagatgtaaATGTTTCAAGGTGTGGTCTTTCCTCACAAACGTTAGTGACGATACACATAACACCATAAAGTGAAAAGGGAGACGATAATAGATACCGTTACTCGCACAAAATCTTTGAATGCCGATTTCATTGTCATCAAATCCATTCATAATGTCGTAACAATGTAGTTATTGTATGAGAATGAATGATATTTCCACCTACTCATCATATCCACGTTGGGCAGCGATATGAATGGGCAGAAGTCCAGCTTTGGTGGGTTTGTTGGCATCTGCTTTCTGAGACAGTAGGAGCTCCACGATCTCCCCATGTCCATTCTTACAGGCTTCATAGAGCGGTGTTGCCCCATCGTTCGCCTGGCTGTTAACGTCTGCACCTGTATCATCAAAGGGCCCACACAGATGTTTTACATGAGACAAATGTCACTAGGAACTTTCTTTAGCATTTAGGATGTATGACTTCAGTGGCATGCCGTTCGGTTTAATGATCACATTGTCTTGCGGGAGAAAAAAACACTTCGAAAAATATAATAAATTCAACCTGGAATGTGATAGGAATCACATATCTAATAAAGCTGATGACAAAAGCTTTTATCTGCACTTAAGCCAATCAACGCACAAATCAACGCCCAAGCCAGTGCATACTGGTTACCATTGGTGATGAGGAATTTCAGGACTTCAGCATGTCCAGTCTGGGCTGCAGCGAACAGGGGAGTGATACCATACATGTTGACTGGACTGAGCTTGGCCCCCGCCCTCATCAGCAGCACACATATCTCCATGTTGTTGCGGATCACAGCCTCGTGGAGGGCGGTCCAGCCCTGAATACAATGCTTGTTCACCCCGGCCCCGAAGCCCAAAAGCATTGCCACCATCTCAACATTCTCTCCCTCGCAAGCTTTGAACGGGACATATGGATGGattgttagagagagggagagaaacagtgaacacaTGTTTTGTTGAATATAACCCGATCATCCTATGGCTATAAATCTGAATGTTAAAAAACGAAATGAGCAAGATTGATGCTGTCTTAATATGGACACTGTAAGACTGTTATGTCATTGGTTATGTGACTTAATAACGTCACATTACCCAAACTTGCAACCATTGTCTCAAAGAATGGCATGCGGGTGTCCTTTATGCATAGGTAAGGTATGTACCTTTATATAGAGGGGTTTCCCTGTCCTTGTCAGCGATGACGGGGTTAGCTCCTTTCTCCAGCAGGCACTGGACACAGGACAAATGTTCAGCCACCACAGCTAGGAAGAGAGGAGTCTGGTCCTTCATTGTGCGCCTGTTAATCACCTCAGGGTGGGCTGGATTTAATGACAGGACAGGATTAGTAGTTGTGTGAGCAAGTGTGATCATAATGACAGTTTAAAATGTTGGGTGTTTAAGAATCACATGGCATTTAGACATTTAGACGTTGCAGAATTGAGAAGATACTGTGAAATCAGACCGTGTCAAGTCAAAAACCTGGCATGGCACTTTATTAGCACAGTAAACCTTCATACATTATCGCTAGCCTATCCACTCATTGGTATTCAGCAAGAAGTTGTTTTGAAATTAATACAGTAAGTATTGTGAGTTGAAAGGTCTCTTTTGACACTAGTGCTAATTTATTTACATTCAATGCCTGGTTGAAGGGGACTAATAACAGATGCAACAGGAATTCCAAAAACAGCTTTGATATTTAATAGGGTGTGATGGTATGGGGATTGGCACAATCCCAAAATGTTGTGGCTCACCTTCCAGTAAGATATCAAGGCATTCCTTCTTCCCATGGGTTGCGGCCTCATGGAGAGGCAGCCACCCCAACTTATTCCTCTCCATCAGGTTTCTCCCAGTCTTCACCATCTCCGTCAGTGCACCCACAGCACCACCCTTAATGGCTTTGACGACCGGGTCGACCAGCCTCAAAGAGAATAGAGAAAATTAAGTGCAGGTTCTCTACTTGAGTTGTATTCAATAACAAGTGATGCAAAGAATAGAACATAGACATTTGCAAACAGACGGTTGAGTTCAGTTTTTTTAGTTCACAGACGATTGACCGTCAACATTGATTTGACATTTTTGTTACTCCCTTGCTGATGTGGGGCTGTGTATTCAAGAGGAGTTAAGTGCTATGGTAGCTATGAAACTTTcagttaaaacctgtttgggacagggggcagcattttcacgttcggatgaaaagcgtgcccagagtaaactgcctgctactcaggcccagaagcgaATACATGCATATTGttattagatttggatagaaaacactctgaagtttctaaaactgtttgaatgatgtctgtgagtataacagaactcatatggcagatgaaaacctgagaaatatccaaccaggaagtgggaaatctgaggattgtagtttttcaactcattgcctattgAATATGCAGTTTCTAtgtggtcatattgcacttccttaggcttccactagatgtcaacagtctttagaacgttgtttcaggatTCGACTCTGAAgcgggagagaatgagagctgtttcaaccagAGGTCTGGCAGAAGGCCATGAGCTGACCGTGCGTCCAtgagagcgacctgcgttccatagcatttctaaagacaaaggaattctccggttggaacattattgacgatttatgttaaaaacatcctaaagattgattctatacatcgtttgacatgtttctacgaactgtaatataattttGAACTTTATGTCTGAAcctggacttgcccgcgcctcgtgagtttggatttggtaactaaacgcgcgaacaaaaggaggtatttggacataaattatggactttatcaaacaaaataaacatttattgtggaactgggattcctgggagtgcattctgatgaagatcatcaaaggtaagtgaatatttataacgccatttctgacttttactgactccacaacatggcgggtatctgtatggcttgtttttgtgtctgagcgccgtactatagcatggtttgctttttccgtaaagcttttttgaaatctgacacagcagttgcatgaaggagaagtatatctataattctgtgaataacacttgtatcttttatcaaagtgtatgatgagtatttctgtaaattgatgtggctctctgcaaattcACCAATGTTTTCGAGGAACAACATTACTGGAAATAACgctccaatgtaaactgagatttttggatataaatatgaactttatcgaacaaaacatacatgtattgtgtaacatgaagtcctatgatgtcatctgatgaagatcatcaaagtttagtgattaattttatctctatttctgctttttgtgactcctctcttggctggaaaatggctgtaagtgtttttgtgacttggctctgacctaacataatcatatggtgtgctttcactgtaaagcctttttaaaatcggacatgatgggtagattaacaagaggttaggctttaatttggtgtattgcacttgtgaatgtgtgaaagttaaatatttaaaaaatatatttttgaaatattgcgctctgccttttcagcggatgttgtcgaggggttccgctagttTTAACATATCCATGGTTAGGTGATTACTCCTTTATGGTGTACTTAAAATACTGTAATATGGGAACATACTATAGTAAAGTTGAGGCATACTCACTCTTCAGACTCAGCAGTGAAATACATAGACCCATCATAGCGTCTCCATGCCGCACAGCACTTCCCCTCATTGCTGGTGAAGGTGTAGCTTCTGGTTGCATCTGATGAAGGCACGTTCTGTAGATAGTCGACTTTCATTCTTTCCTGTCGTAATGAAACCAAATTAAAAGATCAGTATTAAAACTTACTTTAGGGGTGATAGGCATTCACAAAGTGAATGACCAATGACGGAAACCCAGCAAATATCAAAGTATTAGCGCCGGCACCCCGTGAGTGGGTTAGCATTGGTTCAGTCCATTAGTACGTCCAACAGTCAATGTCTAATTCAAACCTAGGACAACAGCAAATCTTGTATGCTAACCACCTCAGAAGATAACATGACCTATTCAACACGGTTAGTAGATTGATACCTTTGAAATATTACACCTTGAAGGACATGTACTTGCCAGGACTGCCACCTTAGTTAGCATGATCCCAATGACTTACAACACAACCTCTAATAACCCCACAAAGACCTGGCTCGGACTCAAGTGCACTGCACAAAGTAAGCCTAGTTGAGTTAATTAGCAATTAAGCGAAACGCTGATTTGATCATTTTTGAATGGCTGCCAAGAGCCTAATCCTATGCACCTGGTAGATGGTCTCTAACACACATATAtgcgtgcgtgcacacacacacttcctctctccctctcttacacacacacacacatgcatcacAACCTTCAGTGAAGACACAGGAGATGCTTGACTCTCCAACCTTCTGGTGATAGAATTAGGGCCCAGGCAACAGGAAAACAAAAGAACAAGAACACCGCGACAAGACAGAAGGTCAACAACAACCTCCTCAAGTATCTTAAAGCAGCCTCATCATCGACTCGGTGGAATAATCAAGCCACAGGAGGCATGTATTGTAAAGATAGTAACACACAGGCATGTATTGTAAAGATAGTAACACACAGGTATGTATTGTAAAGATAGTAACACACAGGTATGTATTGTAAAGATAGTAACACACAGGTATGTATTGTTAAGATAGTAACACACAGGCATGTATAGAAAAGATAGTAACACACAGGTATGTATAGTAACACGCAGGTATGTATTGTAAAGACTGCACTAGACAACTATATGCTAACGCTTGACACGACTGACGCTGTGAGTGAAATAAAACCTTTGCTCAACGAAGGAGCGTGGTTGTATTATCAACCCATAAAATTCTACTGTGTGGTAAAAAACAATAGTGTGATTTATAGTTCGACCACATTTGCAATGAAATTGTTATCTCTACATTCACATTTAGCGCAGCATGATAAAAATTGCACCAAACAATCCAGAATGTAAAATGACATAGATATGTCTTGCACTCAACTCAAGTAAAACCAAACAACAGCAATGTCACATAAATCTATTGTGTGTtatcatctgtaaaaacaatatgtcaaaatatttttatatttaaaaacaatataTCAAAATGCATGTATATAAAATGTCTGCTTCCTAACTTACCATTATGATTTGCTCTTACTAAGTTGAAATGATCTGTGAGCTAGTAAAGACGGAGTCAgaggatcctaataaatattAAATTATGTGGCTTTCCTCAGTTCAGACAGAGTAGACCACTGTGCTGGAAGTGGAACCAGACTCCCATATCTTACAGTATATGTACTGGATGGATCACATGTGATGGATTATGCAGAAAAGGTGGGCTGTTCATCTGTCAATCAACAGTTGATTATTAGTTTCCTTTACCTTGACAGGTTTTGTAATTACATACCGTACTAAGTTTAGAATGCCGAACAATGTAGTTCTCAATCATGGATAAAGAATGGATTGCTTCTCAGATGTG
This region includes:
- the LOC135505845 gene encoding LOW QUALITY PROTEIN: ankyrin repeat and SOCS box protein 2-like (The sequence of the model RefSeq protein was modified relative to this genomic sequence to represent the inferred CDS: inserted 1 base in 1 codon), which produces MKVDYLQNVPSSDATRSYTFTSNEGKCCAAWRRYDGSMYFTAESEELVDPVVKAIKGGAVGALTEMVKTGRNLMERNKLGWLPLHEAATHGKKECLDILLEAHPEVINRRTMKDQTPLFLAVVAEHLSCVQCLLEKGANPVIADKDRETPLYKACEGENVEMVAMLLGFGAGVNKHCIQGWTALHEAVIRNNMEICVLLMRAGAKLSPVNMYGITPLFAAAQTGHAEVLKFLITNGADVNSQANDGATPLYEACKNGHGEIVELLLSQKADANKPTKAGLLPIHIAAQRGYDEIVSRLIQVTSKSRVRRSGISPLHLAAEHNKDNTLEVLIEADFDVNAKLSTDRSSIYQDRRTTALYFAVNNSNVDAAAMLLEAGANPNLDIFNPLLVAVKQGCVQMVCLLVEHRADVNVKXPNSPTSFPASVMFCMKYLSLLKYLLDNGCDALSCFKCEHGTKPHPPMRNVYKDDLGLCHEEPGVQFCDIISSPSIRHWAGPIIDALLDYVGNVQLCSRLIEHLDSYDAWACIKEKSIPPRSLLQFCRLKIRQRVGVHRLRQISTLPLPGRLVNFLNHEE